A single genomic interval of Paenibacillus macerans harbors:
- the atzF gene encoding allophanate hydrolase: protein MEKLTIATLKAMYRSQKTTPQALIKAIIEKAERDKSLNIWIVPPSLSLIQPYLDGLKDKSPEQYPLWGVPFAIKDNIDLAGVPTTAACPAYAYTPEQSAEVVERLVEAGAIPIGKTNLDQFATGLVGTRSPYGETHNALLPELISGGSSAGSAVAVARGQAVFALGTDTAGSGRVPAALNDLIGYKAAIGDWPTKGVVPACASLDCVTVFTAALEDAYLVDSVARGIQEQDAHNGGGFRFNPPIASGKPRKLLLPKEPLFFYGDFKDAYRSAWDKAVKRLEQCGIPIEYIDSGIFRQVSSILYDGPWIAERWSDLGEFVESHPGGIFPVTEQVLRSSHDRGYDAASVFTALHQLRGYKEQTGALMQDAILVMPTCGGTYTREQVAASPVAANSDMGYYTNHCNLLDLTAIALPSDYAGERLPFGITMFALRGQDHILKGAAAEFMQTDSIELAVCGLHMRGFPLEKQLLECGASFLRPDRTAPCYRLIRLQSNPPKPGLIRSAPGSSIELEVWRIPLHRLGEFIRKVPAPLGLGKIELHNGSEVTGFLCEPYAEPGGEDITRYGGWAAAERSRSQSGEPATG, encoded by the coding sequence TTGGAAAAGCTGACCATCGCTACGTTGAAGGCCATGTACAGGAGCCAGAAGACGACGCCGCAGGCACTGATCAAAGCGATTATTGAAAAGGCCGAACGCGACAAGTCTTTAAACATCTGGATCGTTCCTCCGTCCCTGTCGTTGATCCAGCCTTATTTGGATGGCTTGAAGGACAAAAGCCCGGAACAATATCCGCTGTGGGGCGTCCCCTTCGCCATTAAAGACAATATCGACTTGGCGGGCGTCCCAACCACGGCGGCTTGTCCGGCCTACGCTTATACGCCCGAGCAAAGCGCTGAGGTGGTGGAAAGGCTTGTCGAAGCCGGGGCCATCCCGATCGGCAAAACCAATCTCGACCAGTTCGCGACCGGGCTTGTCGGCACCCGCAGCCCTTACGGCGAAACGCACAACGCCCTGCTGCCCGAACTGATCAGCGGCGGCTCCAGCGCCGGGTCGGCGGTGGCCGTCGCCCGCGGGCAGGCCGTCTTCGCGCTTGGCACCGACACGGCCGGGTCGGGGCGTGTTCCCGCCGCGCTGAACGATCTGATCGGCTACAAAGCCGCGATTGGCGACTGGCCAACCAAAGGCGTCGTTCCAGCCTGCGCCAGTCTCGATTGCGTCACGGTGTTCACGGCCGCGCTGGAGGACGCTTATCTCGTCGATTCCGTTGCCCGGGGAATACAGGAGCAGGATGCCCACAACGGCGGCGGATTCCGCTTCAATCCGCCCATCGCTTCGGGCAAGCCGCGGAAGCTGCTGCTGCCGAAGGAGCCGCTGTTCTTTTACGGCGACTTCAAAGACGCTTACCGCTCCGCTTGGGACAAAGCGGTAAAACGGCTGGAGCAATGCGGAATTCCCATCGAATACATCGATTCCGGCATTTTCCGCCAGGTGTCCAGCATCCTGTACGACGGCCCGTGGATCGCGGAGCGCTGGTCCGATTTGGGGGAATTCGTCGAATCGCATCCCGGCGGCATCTTCCCGGTGACGGAACAAGTCCTTCGCTCCTCGCATGATCGGGGGTACGACGCCGCCTCCGTGTTTACGGCGCTGCACCAGCTTCGCGGCTATAAAGAGCAGACCGGCGCGCTGATGCAGGACGCCATTCTCGTCATGCCGACCTGCGGCGGAACGTATACGCGGGAGCAGGTCGCCGCTTCGCCAGTTGCCGCCAACAGCGACATGGGCTACTACACCAACCACTGCAACCTGCTCGATCTGACGGCCATTGCGCTGCCGTCCGATTACGCCGGCGAGCGGCTGCCTTTCGGCATCACGATGTTTGCCTTGCGCGGCCAGGACCACATCCTGAAAGGCGCCGCCGCCGAGTTTATGCAGACCGATTCGATTGAGCTGGCCGTCTGCGGCTTGCATATGCGCGGGTTCCCGCTGGAAAAACAGCTGCTGGAATGCGGCGCCTCCTTCCTGCGGCCGGACCGGACGGCTCCCTGCTACCGCCTGATCCGGCTGCAATCGAACCCTCCGAAGCCGGGCCTGATCCGCTCCGCGCCAGGCAGCTCGATCGAGCTGGAGGTTTGGCGGATTCCGCTGCACCGGCTTGGCGAGTTCATCCGCAAGGTGCCCGCGCCGCTCGGGCTGGGCAAGATCGAGCTGCACAACGGAAGCGAAGTCACCGGCTTCCTTTGCGAGCCTTACGCCGAGCCGGGCGGAGAAGACATCACCCGTTACGGCGGCTGGGCGGCCGCGGAGCGGAGCAGGAGCCAAAGCGGCGAGCCCGCGACGGGATAA